In a single window of the Pedococcus dokdonensis genome:
- a CDS encoding NAD(P)H-quinone oxidoreductase, whose product MKAITLPEPGDASALVLADVPDPQPAPGEVRIRVAGAGVNRADVMQRMGLYPPPPGAPDYPGLEVSGTVDALGDGVDTWSVGDEVCALLSGGGYAELVCVPAGQVLPVPAGVDLVDAAALPEVVSTVWSNVFMTANLLPGQTLLVHGGSSGIGTMAIQLAREVGARVAVTAGSAEKLEACRRLGAEVLVNYREQDFVDEVRAATGGAGVDVILDNMGAKYLARNVEALAVNGRLVVIGLQGGAKAELDLGLMLRKRVAVVATSLRARPADEKAAIVAAVREHVWPLVESGRVVPVVQGRHPLADAAEAHRELEASGHVGKLLLVP is encoded by the coding sequence GTGAAGGCGATCACCCTCCCCGAGCCCGGCGACGCGTCCGCGCTCGTCCTGGCCGACGTCCCCGACCCGCAGCCCGCGCCCGGGGAGGTGCGGATCCGGGTCGCCGGCGCCGGCGTGAACCGGGCCGACGTGATGCAGCGGATGGGGCTCTACCCTCCTCCGCCGGGTGCACCCGACTACCCGGGGCTCGAGGTGAGCGGCACGGTCGACGCGCTCGGCGACGGCGTCGACACCTGGTCGGTGGGTGACGAGGTGTGCGCGCTGCTGTCGGGCGGCGGTTACGCCGAGCTGGTCTGCGTGCCGGCCGGACAGGTGCTGCCGGTCCCCGCAGGCGTCGACCTGGTGGACGCCGCCGCGCTGCCCGAGGTGGTGAGCACGGTGTGGTCGAACGTCTTCATGACCGCCAACCTGCTCCCCGGGCAGACCCTCCTCGTGCACGGCGGGTCGTCCGGCATCGGCACGATGGCCATCCAGCTCGCCCGCGAGGTGGGGGCCCGGGTGGCGGTGACCGCCGGCTCCGCCGAGAAGCTCGAGGCCTGCCGTCGGCTGGGCGCGGAGGTCCTGGTGAACTACCGGGAGCAGGACTTCGTGGACGAGGTCCGCGCGGCGACGGGCGGTGCGGGCGTCGACGTCATCCTCGACAACATGGGCGCCAAGTACCTCGCCCGCAATGTCGAGGCGCTCGCCGTCAACGGCCGGCTGGTCGTGATCGGGCTGCAGGGTGGCGCCAAGGCCGAGCTCGACCTCGGCCTCATGCTGCGCAAGCGGGTGGCCGTGGTCGCGACCTCGCTGCGCGCCCGCCCCGCCGACGAGAAGGCCGCCATCGTCGCGGCGGTCCGCGAGCACGTCTGGCCGCTGGTGGAGTCGGGCCGGGTGGTCCCCGTGGTCCAGGGCCGCCACCCGCTCGCCGACGCCGCCGAGGCACACCGCGAGCTCGAGGCCAGCGGCCACGTCGGCAAGCTCCTGCTCGTCCCCTGA
- the rraA gene encoding ribonuclease E activity regulator RraA, which produces MGTVSTADLYDEHGDALQSCSVQFRHYGGKPSFEGTITTIRCHRDNALVKAALAEDGAGKVLVVDGGGSLESALMGDLIAGSAVDHGWEGVVVHGAVRDVAALRELALGALALGSNPRKSAKDGVGERDVVVSFGGVDFAPGQHLYADEDGILVTRAD; this is translated from the coding sequence ATGGGCACGGTGTCGACGGCCGACCTCTACGACGAGCACGGTGACGCCCTCCAGTCCTGCTCCGTGCAGTTCCGGCACTACGGCGGCAAGCCGTCCTTCGAGGGCACCATCACGACGATCCGCTGCCACCGCGACAACGCGCTGGTCAAGGCGGCCCTGGCCGAGGACGGCGCTGGCAAGGTGCTGGTCGTCGACGGCGGCGGCTCGCTCGAGTCGGCGCTGATGGGTGACCTCATCGCGGGCAGCGCGGTCGACCACGGGTGGGAGGGCGTCGTGGTCCACGGCGCCGTGCGGGACGTCGCCGCCCTGCGCGAGCTCGCCCTGGGGGCACTGGCCCTGGGCTCCAACCCGCGCAAGAGCGCCAAGGACGGGGTCGGCGAGCGGGACGTGGTGGTCAGCTTCGGCGGCGTCGACTTCGCCCCGGGACAACACCTCTACGCCGACGAGGACGGCATCCTGGTCACCCGCGCGGACTGA
- a CDS encoding IclR family transcriptional regulator gives MANAPAAKHALTLLTLLARHTEPLPAGSIARELGLPRSTTYHLLAVLRDAGFVTHLEEERRYGLGVAAFELGSAYQRQAPLQRIARPLLGRLVDQTTHNAHLAVLHGRDVLYVIEERAPGRPLLVTDVGVRLPATLTASGLAMLARLPAAQVRALFPHRDTLVQRDGHGPTSVSELRRELSTVRTRGYATEDDSVSAGLSSVAQAVLDHTGHPVAGVALTFPRDEVDDPERARLVTAVSRAAATLTARIGGVH, from the coding sequence GTGGCCAACGCACCCGCCGCCAAGCACGCCCTCACGCTCCTCACCCTGCTGGCGCGGCACACCGAACCGCTCCCGGCCGGCTCGATCGCGCGCGAGCTGGGGCTCCCCCGGTCCACGACCTACCACCTGCTGGCCGTCCTGAGGGATGCCGGCTTCGTGACCCACCTGGAGGAGGAGCGCCGGTACGGGCTCGGCGTCGCGGCGTTCGAGCTCGGCTCGGCCTACCAGCGCCAGGCCCCCCTCCAGCGCATCGCGCGCCCGCTGCTCGGGCGGCTGGTCGACCAGACCACCCACAACGCCCACCTCGCGGTGCTGCACGGACGTGACGTCCTCTACGTCATCGAGGAGCGCGCGCCCGGGCGGCCGCTGCTGGTCACCGACGTGGGAGTGCGGCTGCCTGCCACGCTCACCGCCAGCGGGCTCGCCATGCTGGCGCGACTCCCTGCCGCCCAGGTGCGGGCGCTCTTCCCGCACCGTGACACGCTCGTGCAGCGAGACGGGCACGGACCGACCTCCGTCAGCGAGCTGCGGCGCGAGCTGAGCACGGTGCGCACCCGCGGCTACGCGACCGAGGACGACTCGGTGAGCGCCGGGCTGTCGTCGGTCGCCCAGGCCGTGCTCGACCACACCGGCCACCCCGTCGCAGGGGTGGCGCTGACCTTCCCGCGCGACGAGGTGGACGACCCCGAGCGCGCCAGGCTCGTCACCGCCGTCTCCAGGGCCGCCGCCACGCTGACGGCACGCATCGGCGGGGTCCACTGA
- a CDS encoding DUF1304 domain-containing protein, protein MNAVATVLVALVALIHVYIVVLEMVLWTTPRGQAAFGLTPEFAQQTKALAANQGLYNGFLAAGLIWGLVGPEHLRFGFQVFFTLCVVVAGLYGAATASRKILFVQALPGALALAAVLVAH, encoded by the coding sequence ATGAACGCTGTCGCCACCGTGCTCGTGGCCCTGGTCGCCCTCATCCACGTCTACATCGTGGTGCTCGAGATGGTCCTGTGGACCACCCCTCGGGGACAGGCGGCCTTCGGGCTGACACCCGAGTTCGCCCAGCAGACCAAGGCGCTGGCCGCCAACCAGGGGCTCTACAACGGGTTCCTCGCTGCCGGGCTCATCTGGGGCCTGGTCGGGCCCGAGCACCTGCGGTTCGGGTTCCAGGTCTTCTTCACGCTGTGCGTCGTGGTCGCCGGCCTCTACGGTGCCGCGACCGCCAGCCGCAAGATCCTGTTCGTCCAGGCGCTGCCCGGCGCGCTCGCGCTCGCGGCGGTCCTGGTCGCGCACTGA
- a CDS encoding tripartite tricarboxylate transporter TctB family protein, translating to MSTPTATATRKEGRSEYGVALLLLVLGAWAVIDGLSLTDTSSRGPVSAKTMPVAVGLLLVAMAVLLVVDLLRGGRGEAEGGEDVDLSHGSDWRTIGLLVASFVANALLIERVGWPISGAILFFGTTYALGARHYVRMAVIAIVLSVGSWYLFYLGLDIKLPVGLLKGIL from the coding sequence ATGTCCACGCCAACGGCAACGGCCACGCGGAAGGAGGGCCGCTCCGAGTACGGGGTGGCCCTCCTCCTGCTGGTCCTGGGCGCCTGGGCCGTCATCGACGGCCTCAGCCTGACCGACACGTCCTCGCGCGGACCGGTCAGCGCCAAGACCATGCCGGTCGCGGTGGGGCTGCTCCTGGTCGCGATGGCTGTCCTGCTCGTCGTCGACCTCCTCCGCGGTGGTCGCGGTGAGGCCGAGGGAGGCGAGGACGTCGACCTCAGCCACGGCAGCGACTGGCGCACCATCGGGTTGCTCGTCGCCTCGTTCGTCGCCAACGCCCTGCTCATCGAGCGGGTCGGCTGGCCGATCTCCGGGGCGATCCTGTTCTTCGGCACCACCTACGCACTGGGCGCCCGGCACTACGTCCGGATGGCCGTGATCGCCATCGTCCTGTCCGTGGGGTCCTGGTACCTCTTCTACCTCGGGCTCGACATCAAGCTCCCCGTCGGCCTGCTGAAGGGAATCCTCTGA
- a CDS encoding universal stress protein, producing the protein MAIVVGYVPRPEGRAALDRAIEEAALRGSRLVVLNVSRGDALVDPRYAGADDWDAVKAQLEASGVEHEVAQAIEARDPADQLLKVAEETNAELIVIGLRRRTPVGKLIMGSAAQTVLLEADAPVLAVKAPK; encoded by the coding sequence ATGGCGATCGTCGTGGGCTACGTGCCCCGTCCCGAGGGCCGGGCCGCACTCGACCGGGCGATCGAGGAGGCGGCCCTGCGGGGCAGCCGCCTCGTCGTCCTCAACGTCAGCCGTGGCGACGCGCTGGTCGACCCGCGCTATGCCGGTGCGGACGACTGGGACGCGGTCAAGGCGCAGCTCGAGGCGTCGGGGGTGGAGCACGAGGTCGCCCAGGCGATCGAGGCACGGGACCCGGCCGACCAGCTGCTCAAGGTGGCCGAGGAGACCAACGCCGAGCTCATCGTCATCGGCCTGCGCCGCCGCACCCCGGTCGGCAAGCTGATCATGGGCAGCGCGGCCCAGACGGTGCTCCTCGAGGCCGATGCGCCGGTGCTCGCGGTCAAGGCTCCGAAGTGA
- a CDS encoding D-alanyl-D-alanine carboxypeptidase family protein, whose translation MVTTTHVSAGRRRRQRLRRTLVVTALLVAAAGTAGYAAWHDDATTPTAAAGQAVGDQVRGAPTQGSPKTSKPKVASTRASPKPKGRNGFAPVMTDRIPAPTTSLALSAAVPGTTNMQPSAAGAFERAFADARVEGLDPEIRSAWRSEQWQQVLFDRAVAKYGSEVEAGKWVLSPGRSAHVKGYAIDVHPRAMAAWLETRGTAYGICRTYDNEWWHFEYLATSTCPARQPTAAG comes from the coding sequence ATGGTCACGACGACGCACGTGTCGGCCGGTCGGCGACGCCGACAGCGGCTGCGCCGCACCCTGGTGGTGACCGCGCTGCTCGTGGCGGCCGCGGGCACCGCCGGGTATGCCGCGTGGCACGACGACGCGACCACCCCCACCGCCGCGGCCGGTCAGGCTGTGGGCGACCAGGTGCGTGGGGCGCCGACCCAGGGCTCGCCGAAGACTTCCAAGCCCAAGGTGGCGTCGACCAGAGCGAGCCCGAAACCCAAGGGCCGCAACGGTTTCGCCCCCGTGATGACCGACCGCATCCCTGCCCCGACGACGTCGCTGGCGCTGTCGGCGGCCGTCCCGGGCACGACCAACATGCAGCCCTCGGCGGCTGGGGCGTTCGAGCGGGCGTTCGCGGACGCCCGCGTCGAGGGGCTGGATCCGGAGATCCGCTCCGCGTGGCGCAGCGAGCAGTGGCAGCAGGTCCTCTTCGACCGGGCCGTCGCGAAGTACGGCTCCGAGGTCGAGGCCGGCAAGTGGGTGCTCTCGCCCGGACGGTCGGCGCACGTCAAGGGCTACGCGATCGACGTGCACCCGCGGGCGATGGCGGCCTGGCTCGAGACGCGCGGCACGGCCTACGGGATCTGTCGCACCTACGACAACGAGTGGTGGCACTTCGAGTACCTCGCCACCTCGACCTGCCCGGCTCGCCAGCCCACCGCCGCCGGCTGA
- a CDS encoding ABC transporter ATP-binding protein, with amino-acid sequence MSTDQTSTDQASTHRTTGRPGTDREVILRLDNVTRVHGTDGTAVRALAGVSLEVRAGELVAVMGPSGSGKSTLLNLAGGLDAATSGQVLIEGQSIGTLKGDALARLRRRRVGFVFQDFNLIPSLTAVENVALPLELDGQRVSRARRRAIDALTMVGVHELADRYPDKMSGGQQQRVAIARALVGDRRLVLADEPTGALDSHTGEGVLRVLRERCDAGAAGLLVTHEARHAAWADRVVFLRDGVVVDSTGTVETAEALLEPTA; translated from the coding sequence ATGAGCACCGACCAGACCAGCACCGACCAGGCCAGCACCCACCGGACCACGGGCCGGCCGGGCACCGATCGAGAGGTCATCCTCCGGCTCGACAACGTCACCCGGGTGCACGGCACGGACGGCACGGCCGTGCGGGCGCTGGCCGGCGTCAGCCTCGAGGTCCGCGCCGGCGAGCTCGTCGCCGTGATGGGCCCGAGCGGATCCGGCAAGTCGACCCTGCTCAACCTCGCCGGCGGGCTCGACGCCGCGACCAGCGGTCAGGTGCTGATCGAGGGCCAGAGCATCGGCACGCTGAAGGGTGACGCCCTGGCCCGGCTGCGCCGCCGTCGCGTCGGGTTCGTCTTCCAGGACTTCAACCTGATCCCGTCGCTCACCGCGGTCGAGAACGTCGCCCTCCCGCTCGAGCTGGACGGGCAGCGGGTGAGCCGGGCTCGCCGCCGGGCCATCGACGCCCTCACCATGGTGGGCGTCCACGAGCTCGCCGACCGCTACCCCGACAAGATGTCCGGGGGCCAGCAGCAGCGCGTCGCGATCGCCCGGGCGCTGGTCGGCGACCGCCGCCTGGTGCTCGCCGACGAGCCCACCGGCGCGCTCGACTCCCACACCGGCGAGGGGGTGCTCCGCGTCCTGCGCGAGCGCTGCGATGCCGGTGCGGCCGGCCTGCTCGTCACGCACGAGGCACGGCACGCCGCCTGGGCCGACCGGGTGGTCTTCCTGCGCGACGGCGTGGTCGTCGACAGCACCGGCACCGTCGAGACGGCCGAGGCGCTCCTCGAGCCGACCGCCTGA
- a CDS encoding Bug family tripartite tricarboxylate transporter substrate binding protein produces the protein MRVRTPLKVVAAATVAGLALSACGVSGDDEPGSSSSSSGPVKGLRILVPNSPGSGYDVTARLAAKDMQEAKLAESIEVFNSAGAGGTVGLQRLVNEKGNDDILMQMGLGVVGAVYTNKSKATLNDTVPIAKLIEESEAIVVPKGSPYDTLDKLVAAWKADPGKVPVGGASNPGGPDHLTPMLLAKAVGVTPKDVNYVAYDGGGELLTGVLGKKVAFAATGIGEVAEQAKNGDVKILAVTSAEPVEGVDAPTLKSLGVDLEFTNWRGIVGPPGLSDAKKKEYVDLYTAMHGTEQWKKTLADQGWTDSFQTGDEFGGFLKSENDRVAGILKELGLA, from the coding sequence GTGCGCGTTCGCACTCCCCTCAAGGTCGTGGCCGCCGCCACGGTCGCCGGCCTCGCCCTCAGCGCCTGTGGCGTCAGTGGCGACGACGAGCCCGGCAGTTCGAGCAGCTCCTCGGGTCCGGTCAAGGGCCTGCGGATCCTGGTCCCCAACTCCCCCGGCAGCGGCTACGACGTCACGGCCCGCCTGGCGGCCAAGGACATGCAGGAGGCCAAGCTCGCCGAGAGCATCGAGGTCTTCAACTCGGCCGGTGCCGGTGGCACCGTCGGTCTGCAGCGCCTGGTCAACGAGAAGGGCAACGACGACATCCTCATGCAGATGGGGCTCGGCGTCGTCGGCGCCGTCTACACGAACAAGTCGAAGGCCACCCTCAACGACACCGTCCCGATCGCCAAACTGATCGAGGAGTCCGAGGCCATCGTCGTGCCCAAGGGCTCGCCCTACGACACGCTCGACAAGCTCGTCGCCGCCTGGAAGGCCGACCCGGGCAAGGTGCCCGTGGGTGGCGCCTCAAACCCCGGTGGCCCCGACCACCTCACCCCGATGCTCCTGGCCAAGGCGGTCGGCGTCACCCCCAAGGACGTCAACTACGTCGCCTACGACGGCGGCGGCGAGCTGCTCACCGGCGTGCTGGGCAAGAAGGTCGCCTTTGCCGCCACCGGCATCGGCGAGGTGGCCGAGCAGGCCAAGAACGGCGACGTGAAGATCCTCGCCGTGACCAGCGCGGAGCCGGTCGAGGGCGTCGACGCCCCCACGCTCAAGAGCCTCGGCGTCGACCTCGAGTTCACCAACTGGCGCGGCATCGTCGGTCCCCCCGGGCTCTCGGATGCCAAGAAGAAGGAGTACGTCGACCTCTACACGGCGATGCACGGCACCGAGCAGTGGAAGAAGACCCTGGCCGACCAGGGCTGGACCGACTCTTTCCAGACCGGTGACGAGTTCGGCGGCTTCCTCAAGTCGGAGAACGACCGGGTCGCCGGGATCCTCAAGGAACTGGGCCTGGCCTGA
- a CDS encoding PhoX family protein, with product MTLERRTFLKGSAAVAGGVAMAGPFAGLVAGPASAIGAAPFRGLRPTPDLRDGKVRLHLPEGFSYRSFHDTQSVPPPLVDGKTMPGRHDGMGAFEGPDGAVTLIRNHEVAGSGAPFGAVGSWTYDTGARGGCVHIDVTGEGEVLGEHTAINGTANNCSGGQMPWGAWVTCEETVNGPDVGPDFTGASNAGFMKKHGYVFEVPVSGRSAAMPITRAGRFAHEAVSFDPREGRLYLTEDNFAFPSGFYRYTPGTNPMQSGHLDNDGHLQMLAVKGKPNAHLEARQAKGAVYSVEWVDIADPDPTFTPGPGGVLPSNDSALVAVGDQGRALGAAGFSRLEGQIYDNGVVYFTSTQGGGDAETGAELVNGYGNGFGQVWAYDTRSEKLRLVYQSPGKQTFDFPDNITVSNRGTLVVCEDSNEDNYIRGLNKGGQLWDIALNRAANANGTPRFDDEFAGSTFSPDKRTLFVNIQASAGLTFAIWGPWHKIGV from the coding sequence ATGACGCTCGAGAGAAGGACGTTCCTGAAGGGGAGCGCAGCAGTGGCAGGGGGAGTGGCGATGGCCGGACCCTTCGCCGGGCTGGTGGCAGGGCCTGCCTCGGCGATCGGCGCAGCGCCCTTCCGTGGTCTGCGCCCGACGCCCGACCTGCGTGACGGCAAGGTGCGGCTGCACCTGCCCGAAGGGTTCAGCTATCGCTCGTTCCACGACACCCAGTCGGTGCCGCCGCCCCTGGTCGACGGCAAGACCATGCCCGGACGCCACGACGGCATGGGTGCCTTCGAGGGGCCGGATGGGGCCGTCACCCTGATCCGCAACCACGAGGTCGCCGGCAGCGGGGCTCCGTTCGGGGCGGTGGGGTCGTGGACCTACGACACCGGTGCCCGCGGCGGCTGCGTGCACATCGACGTGACCGGTGAGGGCGAGGTGCTCGGCGAGCACACCGCCATCAACGGCACCGCGAACAACTGCTCCGGCGGCCAGATGCCCTGGGGTGCGTGGGTGACCTGCGAGGAGACCGTCAACGGCCCCGACGTCGGCCCGGACTTCACCGGGGCCTCCAACGCGGGCTTCATGAAGAAGCACGGCTACGTCTTCGAGGTCCCGGTCAGCGGGCGCTCGGCGGCGATGCCGATCACCAGGGCGGGACGGTTCGCGCACGAGGCGGTGTCCTTCGACCCGCGTGAGGGCCGGCTCTACCTCACCGAGGACAACTTCGCGTTCCCGTCGGGCTTCTACCGCTACACGCCGGGCACCAACCCGATGCAGAGCGGACACCTCGACAACGACGGCCACCTGCAGATGCTCGCCGTGAAGGGAAAGCCCAACGCCCACCTCGAGGCCCGCCAGGCCAAGGGTGCGGTCTACTCCGTGGAGTGGGTGGACATCGCCGACCCCGACCCGACCTTCACGCCGGGGCCGGGCGGCGTCCTGCCGAGCAACGACTCCGCTCTCGTGGCTGTCGGCGACCAGGGTCGGGCCCTGGGCGCAGCCGGCTTCTCCCGGCTCGAGGGCCAGATCTACGACAACGGGGTCGTCTACTTCACCTCGACCCAGGGTGGGGGCGATGCCGAGACGGGGGCCGAGCTGGTCAACGGCTACGGCAACGGCTTCGGCCAGGTGTGGGCCTACGACACCCGGTCGGAGAAGCTGCGCCTCGTCTACCAGTCGCCCGGCAAGCAGACGTTCGACTTCCCCGACAACATCACGGTCAGCAACCGCGGCACCCTGGTCGTGTGTGAGGACAGCAACGAGGACAACTACATCCGCGGGCTCAACAAGGGCGGCCAGCTCTGGGACATCGCGCTCAACCGGGCGGCCAACGCCAACGGCACGCCGCGGTTCGACGACGAGTTCGCCGGCTCGACCTTCAGCCCGGACAAGCGGACGTTGTTCGTCAACATCCAGGCCAGTGCCGGCCTCACCTTCGCGATCTGGGGGCCGTGGCACAAGATCGGCGTCTGA
- a CDS encoding tripartite tricarboxylate transporter permease has product MDGINALIDGFGTALTPANLLYAVIGVVLGTAIGVLPGIGPAMTIALLLPLTFTLEPTQAFIMFAGIYYGGMYGGSTTSILLNTPGESASVITAIEGNKMAKRGRGAAALATAAVGSFIAGTIGTLGLALLAPQIVKLAIKLGAPDKFAIMLLAFIAVTTVLGSSKIRGLASLGIGLLIGTIGIDKSAGGQQRLTLGIPQLADGIDVVVVAVGLFAVGEALWVAAHLRRTNAEIVKVDGARMNREDWGRSWKPWLRGTVIGFPFGAIPAGGAEIPTFLSYALERKLSKHPEEFGHGAIEGVAGPEATNNASAAGGLVPLLTLGIPTTATAAVMLGAFQSYGIDPGPRLLTDHADLVWALIASLFIGNTILLALNLPLATVWAKLLNIPRPYLYSGILFFASIGAYATNTSAFDLWLLLIIGVLGFFMRRYGLPVVPAIIGIILGPVAEYQLRQALQISDGQLSGLVDTPFSKVVYAIAIILIVAPIVIDRTRSRRAGPDGGDGDGTHHVPHLTPNTEGS; this is encoded by the coding sequence ATGGATGGCATCAACGCCCTGATCGACGGTTTCGGCACCGCCCTGACCCCGGCCAACCTGCTCTACGCCGTCATCGGCGTCGTGCTCGGCACGGCCATCGGCGTGTTGCCCGGCATCGGTCCGGCCATGACCATCGCCCTGCTGCTGCCGCTGACCTTCACGCTCGAGCCGACCCAGGCCTTCATCATGTTCGCCGGGATCTACTACGGCGGCATGTACGGCGGCTCGACCACCTCGATCCTGCTCAACACACCCGGCGAGAGTGCGTCGGTGATCACCGCCATCGAGGGCAACAAGATGGCCAAGCGCGGTCGCGGGGCGGCTGCCCTGGCGACGGCTGCCGTCGGCTCCTTCATCGCCGGCACCATCGGCACGCTCGGCCTGGCCCTGCTGGCGCCGCAGATCGTCAAGCTGGCGATCAAGCTCGGCGCCCCCGACAAGTTCGCCATCATGCTGCTGGCCTTCATCGCCGTGACCACGGTCCTCGGATCGTCCAAGATCCGCGGGCTGGCGTCCCTCGGCATCGGTCTGCTCATCGGCACCATCGGCATCGACAAGTCCGCCGGTGGTCAGCAGCGGCTCACCCTGGGCATCCCCCAGCTGGCGGACGGCATCGACGTCGTCGTCGTCGCCGTCGGGCTGTTCGCCGTCGGCGAGGCACTCTGGGTCGCGGCGCACCTGCGCCGCACGAACGCGGAGATCGTCAAGGTCGACGGCGCCCGGATGAACAGGGAGGACTGGGGTCGCTCGTGGAAGCCGTGGCTCCGCGGCACGGTGATCGGCTTCCCGTTCGGCGCCATCCCGGCCGGCGGGGCGGAGATCCCCACCTTCCTCTCTTACGCCCTGGAGCGAAAGCTCAGCAAGCACCCCGAGGAGTTCGGCCACGGGGCCATCGAGGGCGTCGCCGGACCCGAGGCGACCAACAACGCCTCGGCGGCCGGCGGTCTGGTACCCCTTCTGACGCTCGGCATCCCGACCACGGCCACCGCCGCGGTGATGCTCGGCGCCTTCCAGAGCTACGGGATCGACCCGGGCCCACGCCTGCTCACCGACCACGCCGACCTGGTCTGGGCGCTGATCGCGTCCCTGTTCATCGGCAACACCATCCTCCTCGCGCTCAACCTGCCCCTGGCCACGGTCTGGGCCAAGCTGCTGAACATCCCGCGCCCCTACCTCTACTCGGGCATCCTGTTCTTCGCCAGCATCGGTGCGTACGCCACGAACACGTCGGCCTTCGACCTCTGGCTGCTCCTCATCATCGGCGTCCTCGGGTTCTTCATGCGCCGCTACGGGCTGCCCGTCGTCCCTGCGATCATCGGGATCATCCTGGGGCCGGTGGCGGAGTACCAGCTTCGCCAGGCCCTGCAGATCAGCGATGGTCAACTCTCCGGACTCGTCGACACACCGTTCTCCAAGGTGGTCTACGCCATCGCCATCATCCTGATCGTCGCGCCGATCGTCATCGACCGCACGCGCTCCCGCCGGGCGGGACCCGACGGCGGCGACGGTGACGGCACGCACCACGTCCCGCACCTGACCCCCAACACCGAAGGGAGCTGA
- a CDS encoding PadR family transcriptional regulator encodes MSVKQGLLALLATEPMYGARLRAEFEARTGGTWPLNVGQVYTTLARLERDGLVEVDGEDAEGRISYRLTRTGRAEVAQWWVSPVTRESTPRDELVIKLALAVTVKGVDVHRVVQTQRTATLRHLQDLTRLKQRATTHHEEAADGDGDVDLAWLLVLENLIYAGEAEVRWLDHVEARLVREANRPRPARADRTTPGTTAGTTSDPAMGAIADLSTTTEGAAR; translated from the coding sequence ATGTCGGTCAAGCAAGGGTTGCTGGCACTGCTGGCGACCGAACCGATGTACGGCGCGCGGCTGCGTGCCGAGTTCGAGGCCAGGACCGGGGGGACCTGGCCGCTCAACGTCGGGCAGGTCTACACGACACTGGCCCGGCTCGAGCGCGACGGGCTGGTCGAGGTCGACGGTGAGGACGCGGAGGGCCGGATCTCCTACCGGTTGACCCGCACCGGGCGCGCCGAGGTCGCCCAGTGGTGGGTCTCCCCCGTCACGCGCGAGAGCACGCCGCGGGACGAGCTGGTGATCAAGCTCGCGCTGGCGGTCACCGTCAAGGGCGTCGACGTCCACCGGGTGGTGCAGACCCAGCGCACCGCGACCCTGCGCCACCTCCAGGACCTGACCCGCCTCAAGCAGCGGGCCACCACCCACCACGAGGAGGCCGCGGATGGCGACGGCGACGTCGACCTGGCCTGGCTGCTCGTCCTCGAGAACCTCATCTACGCCGGCGAGGCCGAGGTCCGCTGGCTCGACCACGTCGAGGCTCGGCTGGTGCGCGAGGCGAACCGCCCGCGCCCGGCACGAGCCGACCGCACGACACCCGGCACCACAGCGGGCACCACGTCCGACCCTGCGATGGGGGCCATCGCAGACCTGAGCACCACCACCGAGGGGGCAGCACGATGA